GGGCGGTGCCTCGAACCACCCAATGGTGCCAATTCTTCATAATAAGTTCTCCTCCTATGGTAAGTGGCTCATCCTCAATTTTTTCCGTGCAACAATGGTTCGATTATAACGTATCTTTTCACGATTGGGTATCCGGGAGAACTTGGGATGAAGTATTTTGTCGTTCGGGAATCAAACCAGATTGTGTGAACATCGTGACTTGAATCGTGGTAAATATCGGGTTTTGCGGGCCTAATTGGCGAAACCGGATACATGGTTCGGCTTTTTCAGATTGTTGCAAACACCTTACAATTCAGTTGCAAACGCCAAACAAGGTGCTTGCGGTCCTTGAAGAACTTGGCTATAATGGGATATTGCATGATGAAAGGGGCGACCAGTGATGGCTGATAAGACGGAAAAGACTGAGACACCCGAAAAGGATGCGCTCAAGGTTGGCGATTACATCAAGGCCAAGAAGTTTGGCCCGCTGGAACACAATTTTACCGGTGAGATCACGAAGGTGTATGATAATTCAGTTCTGGTTGAAATCAGAGATTATGATCCGGCCGACAAAACGGCGGTTGGCGATATGAATAACCGTGCCGTGGTTCGGAAGTCAACGGCCAAATTGACCAGTGCTCCCCAGGACTAAGTTAGGATAAAAATAGAAAATTTGAATTTTTTTGCAAAAAGTAATGACAACTCACAAATGGTATGCTATACTCATTTGTGTTGTGCGGGTGTAGTTTAGTGGTAAAATCCAAGCTTCCCAAGCTTGTGTCGCGGGTCCGATTCCCGTCACCCGCTTTCGAATGAGGCGGCCAATTTGGGCCGTCTTTCTTATTTTATTCGAAGGTTTTAGTATCAGCGGTTAGATGAGTAGGGTTAAGTCGATTACACAGCGAGTTCGGGTGGGTGATAGCCGGACTAATCGATGACTCGAAACGGACTAGCCGGTCAAAGATGAATTAATCATTTAAGTGGACTGTTAAAGTCAATTAGAGTGGTACCGCGGGAAAATCTCGTCTCTTACAGCAAGTGTAAGGGGCGTTTTTTTGTCTCGGGGACCCGCTTAATCAAGGAGGAATTCGGATGGATTACAAACAAAAAGTGACCGCTGTGTTGGTGCAAGCCCTAGATGGTCAGTTAACGGCTGAAGATGTGCAGGCTAAGCTGGAACGGCCCAAGACGTCAGATAAAGGGGACCTTGCATTCCCGACATTTACCTTAGCTAAGTTGCTGCACCAAGCACCACAACAAATTGCGCAAAACCTTGCAGCGAAGCTCGATACCACCGACTTTGAAAAGGTGGAAGTCGTGGGACCTTACCTGAACTTCTTCTTCGATAAGGCGGGGTACAGTGCCGATACGTTAAAGACAGTTTTAACGGCCGGGGCTGATTACGGTCAGAACCAGGACGGTGCCAATGGTAACGTGCCGATCGATATGTCGTCGCCGAACATCGCTAAGCCGATGTCCATGGGCCACTTGCGCTCCACGGTGATTGGGAACTCGATTGCGAATATTTTGACCAAGAACGGTTACCACCCCATTAAGGATAATCACTTAGGGGACTGGGGCACCCAGTTCGGGAAACTCATCACCGCCTACAAACTGTGGGGGAACGAAGCCGACGTCAAGAAGGACCCCATCAATAAGTTGGTGGAATATTACGTTCGCTTCCACAAGGAAGACGTTGATAAACCCGAACTCGACGACGAAGCGCGCGAATGGTTCCGCAAGCTGGAAGCCGGCGATCCCGAGGCTCACAAGTTATGGGAATGGTTCCGGGAAGTTTCCTTACAAGAATTCAACGCCGTTTACAAGGAATTGGGCGTTAAGTTCGACACCTACAACGGGGAAGCCTTCTACAACGATAAATTAGCCGAAGTGGTGCAACTCTTGAAGGACAAGCACCTGCTGGTAGAATCCGAAGGCGCGCAAGTGGTTGACTTAAGCAAGTACGACCTGAACCCGGCCTTGATCCTGAAGAGTGATGGGGCTTCGCTGTACATTACGCGAGACATCGCGACGGCCCTGTACCGTGATCGGACCTACAGTCCCGTCAAGAACCTGTACGTCGTGGGCTCCGAACAGACCTACTACTTCAAGCAATTGAAGGCGGTCTTGGAAGAGATGGGCGTGAAGTCGGCACCGAACTTGCAACACGTGCCGTTCGGGCTGATCACCGTTGATGGCAAGAAGCTGTCCACCCGGTCCGGCCGGATTATCTTGTTGGCCAAGGTGCTGGAAGAATCCGTCAAGTTGGCCCAAGAAGAAATTGCCGAAAAGAACCCCACGTTGGCTAACAAGGATGAAGTAGCCAAGCAGGTTGGGGTGGGGGCCATCGTCTTTGGTGACCTGAAGAACGAACGGACTAACAACATTGACTTCGTTCTAGCCGACCAGTTGAAGTTTGAAGGGGAAACGGGGCCGTACGTGCAATACGCCCACGCCCGGGCCGAAAGTATCCTGCGGAAGGCGGCCCACGTTGACGTGCAGGCCGAAGCTAATCAGCTGACCGATCCGTTGGCTTGGGATACGATCAAGGCACTGGCCGACTTCCCGCAAATCGTAAAGATGGCTTGCGACGAATTGGAACCATCCGTAATCGCCAAGTACGCGATTCGGTTAGCCAAGACCTTTAACAAATACTACGCGCACGCCAAGATTCTGACCGAGGATGCGGAATTATCTGCGCGGTTAGCCTTAGTCAAGGCCGTGTCGACGGTCTTGAAGGAAGCGCTGCGGCTCTTAGGGGTTCAAGCACCAGACGAAATGTAATCATGGGCATTAGCCAGAAGGGCACCATTGCTGAGCGGCAATGGTGCCTTTTTTTGCGTTGAAAACGAATATTTGGTACACTGAGTTCATAAATATTCAATGATTGGTGGCGAAAACCCCATTCTTGGATTTTACGCAATGCAATTTTATGCGGAGGGGGCTATTTTGTCATGAAGAAGAGCATTCGCCAAGCACGCATTGAGCAGTTGATTAACCAGTATCCCATCGGCACCCAAGAAGAGCTGATGGAACGGCTTCAAGCCGTAGATATTCAGGCGACCCAGGCAACCATCTCTCGCGATATTCGCGAGATGCAGATTGTGAAGGCCCAGGATGGGCACGGCCATCTGCGCTATACCATTTTTAAGGCGGGTAATCGGAGTGAGGAAGAGCACCTCCGTGAAACCATTAACGAGGTGGTTACCGGGCTGACCCGCGTCGAATTCGTTAATATTTTGAAAACGCTGCCGAGCAACGGAAACCTCTTAGCAGCCATCTTTGACGACCTCAATCTACCCGAGATCGCGGGGACGTTGGCGGGTCACGATACCATCTTTATCATCAGTCCCAGCGCGGCCGTGGCTGAAAAACTGCACGACCGGATTGCTGCTGAAATGAATCCAGAAATTGTTCACTAGAACGTGGTCTAAAAACGCAAGGGGTCGCTCGAACGGCCCATTTACTTGGTCATTAACCGGTCACAAAACGCGCATCGTTGTTGGGAAAGTTGGCCTAAAAGTCTTTTCAAGACTGACTTGCACTGCCGTGGCGCACTAGGACGGTTTATCAAGCCCGATCCAGCCCCCGTTTTATCCAGGGACTGGATCGGGTTTTCGTTGGTTTTTAAGGTGGCTTAAAGCTTCATAAAGTTTCCGTGAAAGCCTAGCATGGGGGCCGGTCTATGCTAAAATAGAGCATATTATGTGGTGGGACTCACCCCGAGGTGGGCCCATCTTTCCACTGACGTGCGGACCGGGTCTCTAGTTTCCGGCCTCACCGTGGCCGACTTTTTGACCACCGTTGAGTGCAGCTCAGTCCTAGCGTCTATTTTCTATTAGAAGAGGCTATTTCATGGATAACCAACAACCAAACCCAACAACCGAACGGGGATTCAAAGCGCGCTTCAAGCGCTTCTGGCGTCGGTTTCAGTTGACGCGGTGGCTGATCGTGATTCTGCTGACCGGCTTTTTACTGATGAGTGGCTATCTCACCTTTATGGCTAAAACCGCTAACGTCGGCGATTTAAAGGCCGCATTGGATAACCCCACTCAGATTTATGATCGGCACAACAAGAAAGCAGGCACGCTGTACTCGCAGAAGGGGACATCCGTACCGTTATCGCAAATTTCGCCAAACATTCAACAGGCGGTCATCTCGACGGAAGATCGGAATTTCTATAAGGAACACGGGTTTTCCGTTAAGGGGATCGGTCGGGCCTTTTATTTGTACGCCAAAAATAAGTTATTAGGTCGGGACTACATCAGTGGTGGGGGGAGTACGTTAACCCAGCAGTTGGTGAAGAACGCCTATTTGACGCAGGAACAGACCTTTACCCGGAAGTTCAAGGAACTCTTCTTATCGATCGAAGTCGAAAATGTCTACAGTAAAAAGGACATCTTGGCCATGTATCTGACTAACGCTTACTTCGGCAACGGGGTCTGGGGCGTCCAGGATGCGTCTGAACGTTACTTTGGGACTTCCGCGGCCAACTTAACGGTTCCGCAGGCCGCTGTTTTAGCTGGGATGTTGACCAATCCGAACGGGTACAATCCGATTGATCACCCCCAGGCCGCTCGGCAACGCCGAAACGTGGTGCTAGGCCTTATGGCGCAGACCGGAGCCATCACGACGGCCCAGGCCAAGCAGTATCAGGCGACCGCCATCACGACGAACGACAACTACACCTATAAGAATAGTTATAAGTACCCGTATTTCTTTGATGCCGTGATTAATGAAGCCATCAGTAAATATGGCTTGACCGAATCCGAAATCATGAATAAAGGGTACAAGATCTATACCACCCTTGACCAAGGGAACCAAACTCAGATGCAGACGCTCTTCAAGAACAACGCCTACTTCCCGGCAAACGCCAGCGATGGCACCAAGGTCCAGGCGGCTAGCATCGCCATCGATCCGAATACGGGGGGGGTTGAGGCCGTCGTCGGTGGTCGGGGCAAACACGTCTTCCGGGGGTACAACCGGGCCACGCAAATGCGCCGGCAACCCGGTTCGACCATTAAGCCGTTGGCGGTTTACACTCCCGCGTTGGAGAACGGCTATTACTACGATTCTCAGTTGACCGATAAGAAGCAGTCATATGGTAGTAACAAGTACACCCCGCACAACTACGGGGGCGTCTATAGTGGTAAATTACCGATGTATCAGGCGCTCGCCCAAAGTTCTAATGCGCCGGCTGTTTGGCTCCTCAATAAGATTGGCGTAGACAAGGGGTATGAATCGGTGAAGAAGTTCGGCCTGCCCGTCAGCAAGTCGGATAAGAACCTAGCCTTAGCGCTGGGCGGCTTGAAGACCGGGGTTTCTCCCCAGCAATTGGCCCAGGCCTATACGGCGTTTGCCAATAGTGGCACCATGCATTCGGCCCACTATATCCGTAAGATTGTCGACGCTTCGGGTAACGTCGTCGTTGATACTAACGACACGGCGGCCAAGTCGACCAAGGTCATGTCCAGTAAGACCGCTAAACAGATGACCAGTATGATGATGGGCGTCTTCAATTACGGAACGGGGACAACGGCTAAACCCTACGGTTACACGATTGCCGGGAAGACCGGGAGTACCGAGGCCGACGGGGACGCCGATGCCACCCGGGATAAGTGGATCGTCGGTTATACGCCTGACGTCGTGGTCACTACCTGGGAAGGGTTCGATAGCACCAGTAGTAAGCATCACTTGGAAGACGTTAGCGGCACCGGTGAAGGCCCGCTTTTCCAGGCCGAGATGCAGGGGATTTTGCCGAACACCAAGGGAACTTCGTTTGACACCAAGGATGCGTCGACGCTGGCCAACGCCCAGAATAGTGGGTCGTCCAGTTCGACGGATATCTGGGATTCCGTCCAGAAGGGCATTGATAACGCCGGTAAGTCGTTTAATAACGTGGCCGACAAGGTCAAGTCCTGGTGGGAAAAGGCGAAATCAGTGATCGACTAGGTTACGCGCGAGACGCAAAAGACCGCATCAATTTACAATCTCTCCTAGGGAGCGGTTGCAAAGCATGGTACAATATTAGATGAACGTTTTAA
Above is a window of Levilactobacillus zymae DNA encoding:
- a CDS encoding DUF2187 domain-containing protein produces the protein MADKTEKTETPEKDALKVGDYIKAKKFGPLEHNFTGEITKVYDNSVLVEIRDYDPADKTAVGDMNNRAVVRKSTAKLTSAPQD
- the argS gene encoding arginine--tRNA ligase; this encodes MDYKQKVTAVLVQALDGQLTAEDVQAKLERPKTSDKGDLAFPTFTLAKLLHQAPQQIAQNLAAKLDTTDFEKVEVVGPYLNFFFDKAGYSADTLKTVLTAGADYGQNQDGANGNVPIDMSSPNIAKPMSMGHLRSTVIGNSIANILTKNGYHPIKDNHLGDWGTQFGKLITAYKLWGNEADVKKDPINKLVEYYVRFHKEDVDKPELDDEAREWFRKLEAGDPEAHKLWEWFREVSLQEFNAVYKELGVKFDTYNGEAFYNDKLAEVVQLLKDKHLLVESEGAQVVDLSKYDLNPALILKSDGASLYITRDIATALYRDRTYSPVKNLYVVGSEQTYYFKQLKAVLEEMGVKSAPNLQHVPFGLITVDGKKLSTRSGRIILLAKVLEESVKLAQEEIAEKNPTLANKDEVAKQVGVGAIVFGDLKNERTNNIDFVLADQLKFEGETGPYVQYAHARAESILRKAAHVDVQAEANQLTDPLAWDTIKALADFPQIVKMACDELEPSVIAKYAIRLAKTFNKYYAHAKILTEDAELSARLALVKAVSTVLKEALRLLGVQAPDEM
- a CDS encoding ArgR family transcriptional regulator, translated to MKKSIRQARIEQLINQYPIGTQEELMERLQAVDIQATQATISRDIREMQIVKAQDGHGHLRYTIFKAGNRSEEEHLRETINEVVTGLTRVEFVNILKTLPSNGNLLAAIFDDLNLPEIAGTLAGHDTIFIISPSAAVAEKLHDRIAAEMNPEIVH
- a CDS encoding PBP1A family penicillin-binding protein produces the protein MDNQQPNPTTERGFKARFKRFWRRFQLTRWLIVILLTGFLLMSGYLTFMAKTANVGDLKAALDNPTQIYDRHNKKAGTLYSQKGTSVPLSQISPNIQQAVISTEDRNFYKEHGFSVKGIGRAFYLYAKNKLLGRDYISGGGSTLTQQLVKNAYLTQEQTFTRKFKELFLSIEVENVYSKKDILAMYLTNAYFGNGVWGVQDASERYFGTSAANLTVPQAAVLAGMLTNPNGYNPIDHPQAARQRRNVVLGLMAQTGAITTAQAKQYQATAITTNDNYTYKNSYKYPYFFDAVINEAISKYGLTESEIMNKGYKIYTTLDQGNQTQMQTLFKNNAYFPANASDGTKVQAASIAIDPNTGGVEAVVGGRGKHVFRGYNRATQMRRQPGSTIKPLAVYTPALENGYYYDSQLTDKKQSYGSNKYTPHNYGGVYSGKLPMYQALAQSSNAPAVWLLNKIGVDKGYESVKKFGLPVSKSDKNLALALGGLKTGVSPQQLAQAYTAFANSGTMHSAHYIRKIVDASGNVVVDTNDTAAKSTKVMSSKTAKQMTSMMMGVFNYGTGTTAKPYGYTIAGKTGSTEADGDADATRDKWIVGYTPDVVVTTWEGFDSTSSKHHLEDVSGTGEGPLFQAEMQGILPNTKGTSFDTKDASTLANAQNSGSSSSTDIWDSVQKGIDNAGKSFNNVADKVKSWWEKAKSVID